DNA sequence from the Trichocoleus desertorum ATA4-8-CV12 genome:
AATGCCAAAGGTTACAAATGAGTGAAATTCGTGTAGCCCTAATTGAATCTCAAGACCTCAGTCGGTATGGGATGCAAGCGGCTTTAGGACAAAGTGATCTGATTACCGTTGTAGGTGAGGCAACCAAGGGCCAAGAAGGTCTAGAACTATTGCAGCAAACTCAGCCCGATTTAGTAATTATTGATCTGGATTTGCCTGATATCAGTGGAATTGAGGTAATTCAGCAGATTAAAAATCCAGATTCTGAAGCTGAATCCGTCGATCTTAAAGTTTTGATTTTTAGCACTCAAGCCGATAAAAAACTGGTCATGCAAGCCTTTGCTGCAGGTGCAGATTCCTACTGCTTAAAAGACAGAACCAATCACCAGGATTTGTTAGAGGCGATTGAGGCGACTTACCGAGGCAATTCTTGGCTTGACCCTGCGATCGCCCGAATTGTGCTGTCCCATTATCAACAAACGATTGAGCAAGAGGCTATCAACTCCAACACGGCATCCGTGAGCATTGAATCGATTGATCCAGAAGTGGTACCCATTTTGGGAGCCGATCCTTTAACGAAGCGGGAGTTAGAAATCCTGGAGTTAATTGTGGGGGGAAACAAAAACGAAGAGATTAGTCAAAAGCTCTATATCACCCTAGACACGGTAAAAACTCATGTCCGTAATATCCTCAACAAAATGGGAGCGAGCGATCGCACTCATGCAGCGGTTTTAGGGTTACGTTCAGGGCTGATAAATTAAGCGATCGCTAGGTGACGCTCTGCGACTTTCTTCATCAACATCACCTGATGTGCTGATCTAAGGTTTATGCCGAATGATGGGGTTGCCCCTTCGCAAGAAATAAATATACTTTTGTGAATATAGCAAAACCCGTTTGATCAGCGAGGAGTAAAGATGTACATCGTACAAATTGCCTCTGAGTGCGCTCCAGTCATCAAAGCCGGAGGCTTGGGCGATGTGGTTTACGGACTCAGCCGCGAATTAGAAACGCGAGGACATTGCGTTGAGCTGATTCTGCCGAACTATGATTGCATGCGCTATGACCACATTTGGGGCTTGCATGATGCCTACCGCGATCTGTGGGTGCCCTGGTTTGGTGGCACAATTCACTGCTCGGTTTACTGTGGCTGGGTGCATGGGCGATTGTGCTTCTTTATCGAGCCTCATTCTCGCGATGATTTCTTTAACCGTGGTTGCTACTATGGTTGCCACGACGACACCATGCGCTTTGCCTTTTTTAGCAAGGCTGCTCTAGAATTTTTGCAACAGAGTAACAAGCGTCCTGATGTCATCCACTGCCATGACTGGCAGACTGGCTTAGTTCCCGTCATGCTATTTGAAAACTACAAGTATGAAATGGGACTCCAGCGGGTTTGTTACACCATCCATAACTTCAAGCACCAGGGCTTTGCTGGCAACGAGATTCTTTGGGCCACTGGACTCAACAACGAACCTTACTATTTCCAACCCGATCGCCTGCAAGACAACTTCAGCCCCTTCGCCTTGAACTTAATGAAAGGGGGGATTGTTTATGCCAATGCCGTCACCACAGTTTCACCTCACCATGCTTGGGAAGCGTGTCATACCGATGTCGGGTCTGGTCTAGGCCATACGTTGCATGTGCATCAGGATAAATTTACCGGAATTCTCAACGGTATTGATCTAGACTTCTGGAGTCCTGAGGGCGATCGCTATATTCCGCACCACTACACCAAGGACAACCTAGAAGGCAAAGCCCAGAATAAGAAAGCGTTGCGCGATCGCCTACTGCTGCAAGATGTAGACAAACCGATCATTGCTTATATTGGCCGATTAGATGGGCAAAAAGGCGTTCATCTAGTGCATCATGCCATTTACCACGCTATCCACAATGACGCTCAATTTGTCCTGTTAGGCTCTGCTACCGAAGCGGGAATCAATGCCAACTTCCAGCACGAAAAGAGCTTCTTGAATGACCATCCGGATGTGCATCTGGAACTGGGCTTTAACGAAGAACTATCGCACCTGATTTACGCTGGGGCGGATATGATTTTGGTGCCGAGCAACTACGAACCCTGCGGCTTGACTCAAATGATTGGCTTGAAGTATGGCACAGTCCCAATTGTCCGGAGTGTGGGGGGACTGGTGAATACTGTGTTTGACCGCGACTACGACTCCAATCATCTGCCCGAAATGCGCAACGGTTATGTCTTCTATGACTCTGACTATCAAGCGCTAGAATCAACTATGAATCGGGCTTTGGGACTGTGGCGGGATTACCCCAAAGAGTTCCAACGACTAGTGAAGCAGGGCATGGAGTACGACTACTCTTGGAACCATCCGGGTAAGGATTACATCGAAATTTACGATCGCATCCGCCACAAGCCAGCCGTCGTATAGTTTCAGACCATCCACCATCCACTAACTCTTAGGGTGCATTGCGGTGGTGTGCCCTAAAATGTTTTTAGACGCTTGATTTGCACGGGAAGCATGACCGAAATTGTTGTTGCCGCACTCTACAAATTTGTCAGCTTGCCAGATTTTGCTGAGAAAAAAGACGCGCTCTTGGCCTATGGTTTAGACCAAGACATTAAAGGCACCATTCTCCTCGCCCAAGAAGGCATCAATGGTACGATTGCTGGATCTCGCTCTGCGATCGCTGGCCTGCTCTCCTTTTTGCGGGCTGATCCGCGCCTAGCGAATCTAGAGTACAAAGAGTCTTACACGGATACTCCCCCGTTCGATCGGCTGAAAGTGCGATTAAAAAAAGAGATTGTACCTTTGGGTGTGCCTGAGGTTGACCCTAACGAGAAGGTGGGTATCTATGTCAGCCCGGAAGAGTGGAACGATCTCATTGCTGATCCAGATGTAGTGGTGATTGACACGCGCAATGATTATGAAGTGCAGATCGGCACCTTTCAAGGCGCTTGTAATCCCCAAACCGCTTCCTTTCAAGAATTTCCTGACTATGTTCGCCAGCATTTAGACCCCCATCGGCATAAAAAAGTGGCGATGTTTTGCACGGGCGGAATTCGGTGCGAAAAAGCTTCCTCCTTTATGCTGGAGCAAGGTTTTGAGGAAGTCTACCACCTGAAAGGCGGCATCTTGAAATATTTAGAAGCAGTGCCAGCAGAAAGGAGCCTTTGGGAAGGGGAGTGCTTTGTGTTTGACCAACGGGTAGCAGTGCGTCATGGACTAGAACCGGGTTCTTATGATGTTTGCGTTGCCTGTGGCCGACCGATCTCAGATGCAGACAAAGCTTCAGAAAAATACGAGAAAGGCATTTCTTGTCCTCATTGTTTTGAGAGCCTGACGGAAGAAAAAAGAGCCCGCCAAGTAGCCCGTCAAAGACAAGTCGAGCTAGCGAAGCAGCGTCATCAGCCTAGCAGCGTCGAGCCTTAAGTTTTAATAGTTTTCAGCCTTGTCAACTCACTTGGAAATCAAGAATAACTAGGGATACTTTTATGAAAGCAAAACATGCAATCAACGTGCATAAAGGACTGACTGGATTTGTAGTTCTAGGTCTGATGTGGGCCTATCAAAACTTCACGATTGGCCCGTGGATCTATTTGGCACTCCACGGCACCTATGGTCTTCTGTGGTTACTCAAAGATCAGCTCTTTCCTGACAAGCAATGGGAACAGGAAATCCCCGCAGGTCAAGGAATTTTTCTGGGAATTTTTCTGGGTTTGTATTGGGTCGCCCCCTTCTTGCTCATTAGTCGGGGTGTTGTTCCCTCGGCTCCTCTGATTGCCGCAGCCGTTGCCTTAAATATCCTTGGTGTATTTCTCCACTATGGGAGCGATGCCCAGAAATACTTCACGTTGAAATATCACTCTGGTCTAATTACAGAAGGCTTTTTTGCTCGTTGCCGCAATACCAATTACTTAGGAGAAGTGCTCATCTACATCTCGTTTGCCCTTTTAGCTCAGCACTGGCTCCCTTTTTTGATTTTGGCTCTGTTTGGAGCAGGTCTGTTTCTCCCTAATATGCGGAAGAAGGATCAATCCCTATCGCGTTACCCAGAGTTTGCTGAGTACCAAGCGCGTTCTGGCTTGTTGTTGCCTCAATTCTGGCCATCCAGAAACTCAACTTCAGTCAGCCCAGTTCCTGATTCAGCTCAAAATAGCTAACCCGGCGCGATCGCTTAGGTAAACCATCGGAAGTAGCCATAAGCGGCACTTTGGCTCCAGGATTTGGGTCTCTATAAGATGTATCCCCTTATCTGAGACTCAATGAGGTGACTGTTTATGGGGCAGAAGCAGAATAACATCGCGATCGCTTTGTCTGGTCTAGCGTTATTTGGCTTGGGTGGATATGGGTTATCCCTGGCTGGCAAGATGGCTTCATCCGCGTCGAGCCTAGCTCAGGGCGTGGCACCGAGCCCACCACCAACGCCCCAAATTATTGTGGAGCCTCAAAGCGTCCGAGCCTTGCCAGGTCAACTGGATACGGTGCCCATGTTTAACAGCAATAGCCCAGAGTGGGTCAAGACCGAGGGGGTTCTGCTCTCTACCCTGCCCCCTGGCGGCAAGACAACACCCGCAGCCCATCTTAACTTTCCCTTTCAGGGTCGCTTTGATTTATTTATTCACCACCAGACCCATGAGCCTAAAGATCTCCAAACGTTCTATTTGGGGGTGATGCTGCACAATCCTACTTCGCAGCCTATTAAAGTGGATGTCTTGCAAGCTGCGACTTATCTAACTCAAGAAGCTCCTTACATCAAGCTGCCAACCTATGTAGACAACCCCAACAATACAGTTTATGCAGGTCCAGGCGATCGCGCCGTGACTGATATTCTCCAAGGTAAGCGCCAAGCGGATTTTCCCGCTCAATTGGTAATTCCGCCCGGTCAAAGCCGCATGGTACTGAATCACCCAATGCCAGTTCGAGGGTTAGAAAAACCAATCAACGGACGATCGGCTTATCTACGGCTCCGTAGTAGTGGCAAAGTTCATGCAGCCAGCCTGATCATGTTTGCCAAGAAAAACACCGATGGTACTGACCGCGCCCCTAACTTGACCGAGTGGCAAGCGTTATTAGACAAGGGTAGTCTATCGGGTCCGCGTGACAAAGCCCCGACTCCACCCGGACAGATTGGCGGGCAGCTAATTTATGGCCGAGTTGCGGGAGTGGCTCAAGGATCGCGCTGGCAAGCTCAACTCAGCGATCGCCCTGGGGCAAAAAACTTCACTATTCCAGCTCCAGGACAAGCGGTATCTTATGCCATCAGCACGCTACGAGGAGGCCGCTTGGGGACTGAGCAAAGTCAAGCAGCCAAAATGCTAGTGCGCTACCCAGACACCGCTTACGAATCCCATGCTAACTACGGTGTGGAATACAACCTAACCTTGCCACTTTTCAACCCCACTCCGCAGCCTCAGAAAGTGGCTTTAACTTTAGCAACTCCCTTAAAGGAAGATCGCCTTAACCAAGGTGGATTGCGCTTCCGCCAACCCTCCCTCGATTTCCCCTTCTTTCGGGGCACTGTGCGTTTGCGCTACCCGGACAACCAAGGACAGCTCAAAACTCGCTATGTCCATTTATGGCACCGGGCGGGACAAGTTTTAGAGCCGTTAGAGATTATTACTTTGCCGCCTAACAGTAGCCGTTCTGTGCAGCTAGACTTAATCTATCCGCCTGATTCCACTCCCCCTCAAGTGCTTACCCTGAAAACTGAGTCTTAAGTTCTGTGTGGGTTAGCTGGGTTAAAAGACTCGACAAGAATTAACAATAAAGGTATATATTGATTCAAAGCGTTGCGAGATTATACGGATCGGCTAGGGCTCTTACATGAAAAATCCTGCCACCCTCATCACTAGGCGATTGCGGAAAGTGCCACTGCAAACGCTTCTGGTCGCTCCTTTTGTCTTGCAAATTGCGATCGCTGTTGGTCTTACAGGTTGGTTGTCGTTACGCAATGGTCAAAATGCCGTCAACGATGTAGCTAGTCAGCTGCGGACTGAGGTCACGGCTCGGATTCAGCAGCATGTTACGACCTATCTAGAAACGCCTCATCTGGTCAACCAGATTAATGCCGATGTGATTCGGCTGGGCTTACTCAACGTTGAGGATATTCCTGGTTTAGAACGCTACTTTTGGCAGCAGATGCAGCAATTTAAAACGGTGAGCTACATCTCGTTGGGGACAGAACAGGCAGAATACATCGGGGTGGAGCGCTTAGATAACGCTGCCTTACAGATAGAAGTCTCCGATC
Encoded proteins:
- a CDS encoding response regulator transcription factor, which gives rise to MSEIRVALIESQDLSRYGMQAALGQSDLITVVGEATKGQEGLELLQQTQPDLVIIDLDLPDISGIEVIQQIKNPDSEAESVDLKVLIFSTQADKKLVMQAFAAGADSYCLKDRTNHQDLLEAIEATYRGNSWLDPAIARIVLSHYQQTIEQEAINSNTASVSIESIDPEVVPILGADPLTKRELEILELIVGGNKNEEISQKLYITLDTVKTHVRNILNKMGASDRTHAAVLGLRSGLIN
- the glgA gene encoding glycogen synthase GlgA; amino-acid sequence: MYIVQIASECAPVIKAGGLGDVVYGLSRELETRGHCVELILPNYDCMRYDHIWGLHDAYRDLWVPWFGGTIHCSVYCGWVHGRLCFFIEPHSRDDFFNRGCYYGCHDDTMRFAFFSKAALEFLQQSNKRPDVIHCHDWQTGLVPVMLFENYKYEMGLQRVCYTIHNFKHQGFAGNEILWATGLNNEPYYFQPDRLQDNFSPFALNLMKGGIVYANAVTTVSPHHAWEACHTDVGSGLGHTLHVHQDKFTGILNGIDLDFWSPEGDRYIPHHYTKDNLEGKAQNKKALRDRLLLQDVDKPIIAYIGRLDGQKGVHLVHHAIYHAIHNDAQFVLLGSATEAGINANFQHEKSFLNDHPDVHLELGFNEELSHLIYAGADMILVPSNYEPCGLTQMIGLKYGTVPIVRSVGGLVNTVFDRDYDSNHLPEMRNGYVFYDSDYQALESTMNRALGLWRDYPKEFQRLVKQGMEYDYSWNHPGKDYIEIYDRIRHKPAVV
- a CDS encoding rhodanese-related sulfurtransferase; this translates as MTEIVVAALYKFVSLPDFAEKKDALLAYGLDQDIKGTILLAQEGINGTIAGSRSAIAGLLSFLRADPRLANLEYKESYTDTPPFDRLKVRLKKEIVPLGVPEVDPNEKVGIYVSPEEWNDLIADPDVVVIDTRNDYEVQIGTFQGACNPQTASFQEFPDYVRQHLDPHRHKKVAMFCTGGIRCEKASSFMLEQGFEEVYHLKGGILKYLEAVPAERSLWEGECFVFDQRVAVRHGLEPGSYDVCVACGRPISDADKASEKYEKGISCPHCFESLTEEKRARQVARQRQVELAKQRHQPSSVEP
- a CDS encoding DUF1295 domain-containing protein, translating into MKAKHAINVHKGLTGFVVLGLMWAYQNFTIGPWIYLALHGTYGLLWLLKDQLFPDKQWEQEIPAGQGIFLGIFLGLYWVAPFLLISRGVVPSAPLIAAAVALNILGVFLHYGSDAQKYFTLKYHSGLITEGFFARCRNTNYLGEVLIYISFALLAQHWLPFLILALFGAGLFLPNMRKKDQSLSRYPEFAEYQARSGLLLPQFWPSRNSTSVSPVPDSAQNS
- a CDS encoding DUF3370 domain-containing protein; the encoded protein is MASSASSLAQGVAPSPPPTPQIIVEPQSVRALPGQLDTVPMFNSNSPEWVKTEGVLLSTLPPGGKTTPAAHLNFPFQGRFDLFIHHQTHEPKDLQTFYLGVMLHNPTSQPIKVDVLQAATYLTQEAPYIKLPTYVDNPNNTVYAGPGDRAVTDILQGKRQADFPAQLVIPPGQSRMVLNHPMPVRGLEKPINGRSAYLRLRSSGKVHAASLIMFAKKNTDGTDRAPNLTEWQALLDKGSLSGPRDKAPTPPGQIGGQLIYGRVAGVAQGSRWQAQLSDRPGAKNFTIPAPGQAVSYAISTLRGGRLGTEQSQAAKMLVRYPDTAYESHANYGVEYNLTLPLFNPTPQPQKVALTLATPLKEDRLNQGGLRFRQPSLDFPFFRGTVRLRYPDNQGQLKTRYVHLWHRAGQVLEPLEIITLPPNSSRSVQLDLIYPPDSTPPQVLTLKTES